The following DNA comes from Ricinus communis isolate WT05 ecotype wild-type chromosome 10, ASM1957865v1, whole genome shotgun sequence.
TTTGAATACTTTACAAAAGACTTGGTACGTTTATggctaaaaattaattataaacattttatataaaaaggaaaattaaatattagaaagaaaaggaaagaaaccGGATTGTATATTACATAATcagtttctctttttctttggtGTTTGTTTTTGaagaatatatacataatatagtGAGTCAGATGGGAAATTTTGTCGCCTTCCCcgtagtaaatatatataaataaataaagcttCACTCTTCCAGGTCCTCTCTTTCCCGCCACTTCTCTTAGACAATACCCGCTTTCTCTTCGGTGATcgaaagcaagaagaagaagacgaaGAAGATGTTGTGGGTAGACAAGTACAGACCCAAAACCCTAGACCAGATTATGGTTCATGAAGACATTGCCCAAAACCTCAAGAAACTTGTATTCTTTACATGATTTcacttttatttgttaatgtCTTTCATTTGGATTAATCTGAATTCTAGGgtttttatatctttcttttctttttcttggaaaTTTAGGTTACTGAACAAGATTGCCCGCATTTGCTATTCTATGGCCCCTCTGGTTCTGGGaagaaaaccctaatcatgGCCCTTCTTCGGCAGATTTTTGGTCCCAGTGCTGAAAAGGTCTCCACTCtttaattcttcttttgtttggcTGTACTTCCTTGTCTTCTTTTTGGCTAAATTAGTAAAAGAGaacatttttagttttaaaatctttttatcttGGTTTTCCAATTTATTGGCTGTTGGATTTGATTGGATTGCAGGTGAAGGTGGAAAACAAGACATGGAAAATTGACGTaagtttatcattttttttctagtttattcTCGCATCCGCCTTTTCTATTACATGAAAGAATGTTTAttgtgttaaaataaatttacaagaaAGGTTGCTCATTAGGAAGATCAGATTTTGCATGTgcatttttccatttttttccattttaggACACTATTGCAGGTCTTCAAAGTGCAAAGTGCTTATCCAAAAATGTACTGCAAGTTTGGTTCCCTCTTTGTGCAGAGATATAGCGGTTCTGAATTTGGAATAAATTTGTGATAGATTTTTGCTGTTTGCGAGTTTAATCTACATGTTAAAGCTGTGATGATGCTGATTAGTTTATATGAATCAGGCTGGAAGTAGAACTATTGATGTGGAGCTTACTACATTGTCAAGTTCGCATCACATTGAGATGAGTCCTGGTGATGTAGGCTTCCAGGATAGATACATAGTACAAGAGGTAATCAAAGACATGGCTAAGAATCGTCCTCTAGTTGACGCGAAAGGGAGAAAAGgatataaaagtaattttaactTCCCCTTCTATCCTACACTCTCTTCTCTCATTGAACTTACACATCTTTTGGACTTCAGAATCTATATGTTGTTTGAAATCATCTTGAATATATATTCAGTTGTATTTTGGTACTTCGCATAGTGGtgttttgatgatattttatttatgcaaTGCCAGTATTAGTGCTCAATGAGGTTGACAAGCTTTCAAGAGAGGCACAGCATTCTCTACGTAGAACTATGGAGAAGTACAGTGCTTACTGCCGGCTTATTCTTTGTTGCAACAGTTCTTCAAAGGTTACTGAAGCAATTCGGTCTCGTTGTCTGAATGTGCGAATAAGTGCACCTTCAGAGGAACAGGTTAGAAAAGGTTTTGTTGTCCTCT
Coding sequences within:
- the LOC8286493 gene encoding replication factor C subunit 3, with the protein product MLWVDKYRPKTLDQIMVHEDIAQNLKKLVTEQDCPHLLFYGPSGSGKKTLIMALLRQIFGPSAEKVKVENKTWKIDAGSRTIDVELTTLSSSHHIEMSPGDVGFQDRYIVQEVIKDMAKNRPLVDAKGRKGYKILVLNEVDKLSREAQHSLRRTMEKYSAYCRLILCCNSSSKVTEAIRSRCLNVRISAPSEEQIVKVLEFIGKKEGLQLPHGFAARVAEKSNRSLRRAVLSFETCRVQQYPFTSNQPIPPMDWEEYVSEIASDIMREQSPKKLFQVRGKLYELLINCIPPDIILKRLVNELLKKLDEELKHEISHWAAYYEHRMRLGQKAIFHLEAFVAKFMSIYKAFLIATFG